The following are encoded together in the Oncorhynchus gorbuscha isolate QuinsamMale2020 ecotype Even-year linkage group LG03, OgorEven_v1.0, whole genome shotgun sequence genome:
- the kif17 gene encoding kinesin-like protein KIF17 isoform X1, whose protein sequence is MASEAVKVVVRCRPMNDREQILNCKMVVSVETSRCQCLIKKPGAKEEPPKQFTFDGSYFIGQTTEQMYNEIAYPLVEGVTEGYNGTIFAYGQTGSGKSFTMQGVSEPAAQRGVIPRAFEHIFESIQCAENTKFLVRASYLEIYNEEIRDLLGNDTKQKMELKEHPEHGVYVRDLSLHTVHSVGECERIMVQGWGNRSVGYTLMNKDSSRSHSIFTIHMEICNTDSAGEDHLRAGKLNLVDLAGSERQSKTGATGERLREATKINLSLSALGNVISALVDGRSKHIPYRDSKLTRLLQDSLGGNTRTLMVACLSPADNNYEESLSTLRYANRAKNIQNRPRINEDPKDALLREYQEEIKQLRALISGQLGSGNLSSLLAGQLSAGPSAGPSRPQSSSTEGEKEKIKEEYEEKLARLQAEYNAEQESKAKLQEDIAVLRSSYETKLSSLEKSRASRGHYITTAESEISILMKQALEEESCCVTAAPHEHVDLEPALAKVSQTQTSRQVTSVQTESEGEENADSPPIGTPGPLDQKHVLERLQQLEQEVVGGEQARNKELQQRHRQRKTLADQRKKQLIEALAENREESDNVMLNVYDSIQEEVHAKSRLLENTQGKLKAAKLEIRDLQAEFELERNDYLATVRRLEREGHLLQALLERMAPLVRRDCNYSNLDRLRKEATWDEDGATWRLPEVVVQKMALPSAVAPSAQRLSVRRSSVADTGESFQDDDEDRYKEMLNRSDSENFASNYFKPKRANQLLGGEPLKGLAVHSAPQGNGTPHLTSSGSNIGPSLSTESLLPRPFRLESLGITPSNGKVKRKKSKTHIPYEGN, encoded by the exons ATGGCTTCAGAGGCAGTGAAGGTAGTGGTCAGGTGTCGGCCGATGAATGATAGGGAGCAAATCCTGAATTGTAAGATGGTAGTATCAGTAGAGACGAGTAGGTGTCAGTGTTTGATCAAGAAGCCAGGGGCGAAGGAGGAGCCACCAAAACAATTCACCTTTGATGGAAGCTACTTCATTGGCCAAACCACTGAGCAGATGTACAACGAGATCGCCTACCCTTTGGTTGAG GGGGTGACTGAAGGGTACAATGGAACAATTTTTGCATATGGCCAGACTGGAAGTGGCAAGTCCTTCACCATGCAGGGGGTATCTGAGCCAGCAGCCCAGAGAGGGGTCATCCCAAGGGCCTTTGAGCATATCTTCGAGAGCATTCAG TGTGCAGAAAATACAAAGTTCCTGGTGAGGGCTTCCTACTTAGAGATCTACAATGAAGAAATCAGAGACCTTTTGGGAAATGACACCAAACAGAAAATGGAG CTGAAGGAGCACCCAGAGCATGGTGTATATGTGCGAGACCTCTCCTTGCACACAGTGCACAGCGTGGGGGAGTGTGAGCGCATTATGGTGCAGGGATGGGGGAATCGATCTGTGGGCTACACCCTGATGAACAAGGACTCCTCCCGCTCCCACTCAATCTTTACCATTCACATGGAGATCTGCAACACAG ATTCAGCTGGCGAGGACCACCTGCGTGCTGGAAAACTGAACCTGGTGGACCTGGCAGGCAGTGAGAGGCAGTCTAAGACTGGTGCCACCGGGGAGCGGCTCCGTGAGGCCACCAAGATCAATCTGTCCCTGTCGGCTCTGGGCAACGTCATCTCTGCCCTGGTGGATGGCCGCTCCAAACACATCCCCTACCGAGACTCCAAGCTGACCCGGCTGCTGCAAGACTCCCTGGGAGGGAACACTCGCACCCTGATGGTGGCCTGCCTCTCGCCTGCAGACAACAACTATGAGGAGAGCCTGAGCACCCTGCGCTACGCCAACAGGGCCAAGAACATCCAGAACAGGCCCCGCATCAATGAGGACCCCAAGGATGCCCTGCTCCGAGAGTATCAGGAGGAAATCAAGCAACTACGCGCCCTCATCTCTGGCCAGCTGGGCAGTGGCAACCTATCAT CACTTCTGGCTGGTCAGTTGTCTGCGGGGCCTTCTGCTGGTCCATCAAGGCCACAGTCTAGCAGTactgagggggagaaggagaagattAAAGAG GAATACGAGGAGAAGCTGGCCAGGCTTCAGGCTGAGTATAACGCTGAGCAGGAGTCCAAAGCCAAGCTACAGGAGGACATAGCTGTTCTGCGCTCTTCATATGAGACCAAGCTGTCCAGTCTAGAGAAGTCTAGGGCCAGCAGAGGGCACTATATTACCACGGCTG AGTCAGAGATCTCCATTCTTATGAAACAAGCTCTTGAGGAGGAATCATGCTGTGTCACTGCTGCCCCACATGAGCATGTGGATTTGGAACCAGCCCTGGCCAAG GTGAGCCAGACACAGACATCTCGCCAGGTGACCAGTGTCCAGACAGAGTCTGAGGGGGAGGAGAATGCAGACTCCCCTCCCATTGGCACCCCAGGCCCTCTGGACCAGAAGCATGTCCTCGAGAG GCTGCAGCAGTTGGAGCAGGAAGTGGTGGGAGGGGAGCAGGCTCGGAACAAGGAGTTACAGCAGAGACACCGACAGAGGAAGACCCTGGCAGACCAGAGGAAGAAGCAGCTGATTGAGGCCCTGGCAGAGAACCGTGAGGAGAGTGACAATGTGATGCTCAATGTCTACGACTCCATCCAGGAGGAGGTCCATGCTAAGAGTCGGCTCCTAGAGAACACCCAGGGCAAG CTGAAGGCGGCCAAGCTGGAGATCCGGGACCTGCAGGCGGAGTTTGAACTAGAGAGAAACGACTACCTGGCCACCGTCCGCAGGCTGGAGAGGGAGGGCCATTTGCTGCAGGCACTGCTGGAGCGCATGGCCCCTCTGGTCCGCCGTGACTGCAACTACAGCAACCTGGACCGCCTGCGGAAGGAGGCCACCTGGGATGAAGATGGTGCCACCTGGAGGCTGCCTGAGGTGGTGGTGCAGAAAATGGCCCTGCCATCAG CAGTAGCTCCATCAGCTCAGAGGCTCTCTGTACGCAGGAGCTCAGTGGCTGACACAGGAGAGTCCTTTCAG GATGATGACGAGGACCGATATAAGGAGATGTTGAACCGCAGCGACAGCGAGAACTTCGCCAGCAACTACTTCAAGCCTAAGAGAGCCAACCAGCTGCTGGGCGGTGAGCCACTGAAGGGACTGG CAGTTCACTCAGCACCCCAGGGGAACGGGACGCCTCACCTGACCTCCAGCGGCTCCAACATCGGCCCCTCACTCAGCACTGAATCCCTCCTCCCTCGCCCCTTCCGCCTCGAGTCACTGGGGATCACCCCATCCAATGGCAAGGTGAAGAGGAAGAAAAGCAAAACGCACATCCCCTATGAGGGGAACTGA
- the kif17 gene encoding kinesin-like protein KIF17 isoform X2 produces MASEAVKVVVRCRPMNDREQILNCKMVVSVETSRCQCLIKKPGAKEEPPKQFTFDGSYFIGQTTEQMYNEIAYPLVEGVTEGYNGTIFAYGQTGSGKSFTMQGVSEPAAQRGVIPRAFEHIFESIQCAENTKFLVRASYLEIYNEEIRDLLGNDTKQKMELKEHPEHGVYVRDLSLHTVHSVGECERIMVQGWGNRSVGYTLMNKDSSRSHSIFTIHMEICNTDSAGEDHLRAGKLNLVDLAGSERQSKTGATGERLREATKINLSLSALGNVISALVDGRSKHIPYRDSKLTRLLQDSLGGNTRTLMVACLSPADNNYEESLSTLRYANRAKNIQNRPRINEDPKDALLREYQEEIKQLRALISGQLGSGNLSSLLAGQLSAGPSAGPSRPQSSSTEGEKEKIKEEYEEKLARLQAEYNAEQESKAKLQEDIAVLRSSYETKLSSLEKSRASRGHYITTAESEISILMKQALEEESCCVTAAPHEHVDLEPALAKVSQTQTSRQVTSVQTESEGEENADSPPIGTPGPLDQKHVLERLQQLEQEVVGGEQARNKELQQRHRQRKTLADQRKKQLIEALAENREESDNVMLNVYDSIQEEVHAKSRLLENTQGKLKAAKLEIRDLQAEFELERNDYLATVRRLEREGHLLQALLERMAPLVRRDCNYSNLDRLRKEATWDEDGATWRLPEVVVQKMALPSVAPSAQRLSVRRSSVADTGESFQDDDEDRYKEMLNRSDSENFASNYFKPKRANQLLGGEPLKGLAVHSAPQGNGTPHLTSSGSNIGPSLSTESLLPRPFRLESLGITPSNGKVKRKKSKTHIPYEGN; encoded by the exons ATGGCTTCAGAGGCAGTGAAGGTAGTGGTCAGGTGTCGGCCGATGAATGATAGGGAGCAAATCCTGAATTGTAAGATGGTAGTATCAGTAGAGACGAGTAGGTGTCAGTGTTTGATCAAGAAGCCAGGGGCGAAGGAGGAGCCACCAAAACAATTCACCTTTGATGGAAGCTACTTCATTGGCCAAACCACTGAGCAGATGTACAACGAGATCGCCTACCCTTTGGTTGAG GGGGTGACTGAAGGGTACAATGGAACAATTTTTGCATATGGCCAGACTGGAAGTGGCAAGTCCTTCACCATGCAGGGGGTATCTGAGCCAGCAGCCCAGAGAGGGGTCATCCCAAGGGCCTTTGAGCATATCTTCGAGAGCATTCAG TGTGCAGAAAATACAAAGTTCCTGGTGAGGGCTTCCTACTTAGAGATCTACAATGAAGAAATCAGAGACCTTTTGGGAAATGACACCAAACAGAAAATGGAG CTGAAGGAGCACCCAGAGCATGGTGTATATGTGCGAGACCTCTCCTTGCACACAGTGCACAGCGTGGGGGAGTGTGAGCGCATTATGGTGCAGGGATGGGGGAATCGATCTGTGGGCTACACCCTGATGAACAAGGACTCCTCCCGCTCCCACTCAATCTTTACCATTCACATGGAGATCTGCAACACAG ATTCAGCTGGCGAGGACCACCTGCGTGCTGGAAAACTGAACCTGGTGGACCTGGCAGGCAGTGAGAGGCAGTCTAAGACTGGTGCCACCGGGGAGCGGCTCCGTGAGGCCACCAAGATCAATCTGTCCCTGTCGGCTCTGGGCAACGTCATCTCTGCCCTGGTGGATGGCCGCTCCAAACACATCCCCTACCGAGACTCCAAGCTGACCCGGCTGCTGCAAGACTCCCTGGGAGGGAACACTCGCACCCTGATGGTGGCCTGCCTCTCGCCTGCAGACAACAACTATGAGGAGAGCCTGAGCACCCTGCGCTACGCCAACAGGGCCAAGAACATCCAGAACAGGCCCCGCATCAATGAGGACCCCAAGGATGCCCTGCTCCGAGAGTATCAGGAGGAAATCAAGCAACTACGCGCCCTCATCTCTGGCCAGCTGGGCAGTGGCAACCTATCAT CACTTCTGGCTGGTCAGTTGTCTGCGGGGCCTTCTGCTGGTCCATCAAGGCCACAGTCTAGCAGTactgagggggagaaggagaagattAAAGAG GAATACGAGGAGAAGCTGGCCAGGCTTCAGGCTGAGTATAACGCTGAGCAGGAGTCCAAAGCCAAGCTACAGGAGGACATAGCTGTTCTGCGCTCTTCATATGAGACCAAGCTGTCCAGTCTAGAGAAGTCTAGGGCCAGCAGAGGGCACTATATTACCACGGCTG AGTCAGAGATCTCCATTCTTATGAAACAAGCTCTTGAGGAGGAATCATGCTGTGTCACTGCTGCCCCACATGAGCATGTGGATTTGGAACCAGCCCTGGCCAAG GTGAGCCAGACACAGACATCTCGCCAGGTGACCAGTGTCCAGACAGAGTCTGAGGGGGAGGAGAATGCAGACTCCCCTCCCATTGGCACCCCAGGCCCTCTGGACCAGAAGCATGTCCTCGAGAG GCTGCAGCAGTTGGAGCAGGAAGTGGTGGGAGGGGAGCAGGCTCGGAACAAGGAGTTACAGCAGAGACACCGACAGAGGAAGACCCTGGCAGACCAGAGGAAGAAGCAGCTGATTGAGGCCCTGGCAGAGAACCGTGAGGAGAGTGACAATGTGATGCTCAATGTCTACGACTCCATCCAGGAGGAGGTCCATGCTAAGAGTCGGCTCCTAGAGAACACCCAGGGCAAG CTGAAGGCGGCCAAGCTGGAGATCCGGGACCTGCAGGCGGAGTTTGAACTAGAGAGAAACGACTACCTGGCCACCGTCCGCAGGCTGGAGAGGGAGGGCCATTTGCTGCAGGCACTGCTGGAGCGCATGGCCCCTCTGGTCCGCCGTGACTGCAACTACAGCAACCTGGACCGCCTGCGGAAGGAGGCCACCTGGGATGAAGATGGTGCCACCTGGAGGCTGCCTGAGGTGGTGGTGCAGAAAATGGCCCTGCCATCAG TAGCTCCATCAGCTCAGAGGCTCTCTGTACGCAGGAGCTCAGTGGCTGACACAGGAGAGTCCTTTCAG GATGATGACGAGGACCGATATAAGGAGATGTTGAACCGCAGCGACAGCGAGAACTTCGCCAGCAACTACTTCAAGCCTAAGAGAGCCAACCAGCTGCTGGGCGGTGAGCCACTGAAGGGACTGG CAGTTCACTCAGCACCCCAGGGGAACGGGACGCCTCACCTGACCTCCAGCGGCTCCAACATCGGCCCCTCACTCAGCACTGAATCCCTCCTCCCTCGCCCCTTCCGCCTCGAGTCACTGGGGATCACCCCATCCAATGGCAAGGTGAAGAGGAAGAAAAGCAAAACGCACATCCCCTATGAGGGGAACTGA
- the LOC124020341 gene encoding specifically androgen-regulated gene protein-like has protein sequence MPKSDTWPGGVTIETITGMDSAGSCDSVFSMNSGFSDNSLKHLSAEERACLMFLEETIESLETEEDNGLSNDEPDCLPTTGNVATKMAHLSASMGQNKLNNVSKYPSDEYGYLVPTPFILANSTSCILSKPRPGIPPNNENSHPKPQVIALDNTPSQSHHPCVPPEVNVVVIPPPSKPKDYPCQRPPPSPRGPLSYEALVQLRKSASMKRPLQSATAETRDWNRQPSSSAVPIDLHDGSTPRDPSVTPAQVTLPQEPSKQNGSPPVVFPKPPKIPSHIALNTQKVTANPTTDSSAPSLSSSPTDRHLSDSQKVRKEALQKLGLLRDNNESQPNSVMPLCSSKFHSTCDPTSASVGVKAQPHGNSTRSQPSSTSQGPREPSSRPVQSSSFLHRSRSEEQPPIPPSHLTKPSGVKAVTLERSEVGLGTYVADHRKPPQGGRCTPPAPTKAPEQEKTTLAAQPVSTHKTPHCPGFSVVMVPSMGEDRREALRKLGLLKD, from the exons ATGCCAAAGAGTGACACATGGCCCGGTGGTGTCACCATAGAGACGATCACTGGCATGGACAGTGCGGGCAGCTGTGACAGTGTTTTCAGTATGAACTCTGGATTT AGTGACAATAGCCTCAAGCACCTGTCTGCTGAGGAGAGGGCATGTCTCATGTTCTTGGAGGAGACCATAGAGTCCCTAGAGACTGAGGAGGACAATGGACTGTCCAATGATGAGCCTGACTGCCTGCCCACCACCGGCAACGTGGCCACCAAGATGGCCCACCTGTCTGCCTCCATGGGCCAAAACAAGCTCAACA ATGTATCAAAATATCCCAGTGATGAGTACGGTTACCTGGTTCCTACTCCGTTCATCCTGGCCAACAGCACCTCCTGCATCCTGTCCAAGCCCAGGCCAGGAATACCCCCAAATAATGAGAACTCTCACCCAAAGCCCCAGGTCATTGCCTTGGACAACACGCCATCTCAGAGCCATCACCCTTGTGTACCCCCTGAGGTCAATGTTGTGGTGATACCCCCTCCATCAAAGCCCAAAGACTACCCTTGTCAGAGACCACCCCCTTCACCCAGGGGCCCTCTGTCCTATGAGGCCCTAGTGCAGCTGAGGAAGAGTGCGTCCATGAAGAGACCCCTTCAAAGTGCCACAGCTGAGACCAGAGACTGGAACAGGCAGCCCTCTTCATCAGCCGTTCCCATTGACCTGCACGATGGGAGCACACCTAGAGACCCGTCAGTCACCCCAGCCCAGGTCACACTCCCCCAAGAGCCCAGCAAGCAGAATGGCAGTCCTCCAGTAGTGTTCCCAAAACCCCCCAAAATACCCTCCCACATTGCCCTGAATACCCAAAAGGTTACAGCCAACCCCACCACAGACTCCAGTGCCCCTTCCTTGAGCTCATCACCCACTGACAGGCATTTGTCGGACTCCCAAAAGGTGCGAAAAGAGGCCCTGCAGAAGCTGGGGCTCCTGAGAGACAATAATGAGTCCCAACCTAACTCTGTTATGCCACTGTGCTCCTCCAAATTTCACTCCACCTGTGACCCAACTTCAGCCAGTGTGGGAGTTAAAGCTCAACCCCACGGTAACTCAACAAGAAGCCAGCCCTCATCCACCTCCCAAGGACCCAGAGAACCTAGCAGCAGGCCGGTACAAAGCAGCAGCTTCCTACATCGCTCTAGGAGTGAGGAGCAGCCCCCCATACCGCCCTCACACCTGACCAAACCCAGTGGGGTCAAAGCTGTCACCCTAGAGCGTTCTGAGGTGGGGCTTGGGACCTACGTGGCCGACCACCGGAAACCTCCCCAGGGTGGACGTTGCACCCCACCTGCTCCCACCAAAGCCCCAGAGCAGGAGAAAACAACCCTCGCTGCCCAGCCAGTGTCCACCCACAAGACCCCGCACTGCCCGGGCTTCAGTGTGGTGATGGTGCCCAGCATgggagaagacagacgagaggcTCTTAGGAAGCTGGGGCTGCTGAAAGACTAG
- the LOC124020357 gene encoding LOW QUALITY PROTEIN: ubiquitin thioesterase OTU1-like (The sequence of the model RefSeq protein was modified relative to this genomic sequence to represent the inferred CDS: inserted 2 bases in 1 codon), with the protein MLRLRCKTKNGSHIMQGLTHQSSVQELKSKVEELTGIPCDVQKLMVGYPPSSLDLRNGDAHLRDYPIKSGDTLIVEEEKNKMKTQTTNSAVTKGPRLEFPXPVLARRVVPADNSCLFTSVSYVVEGGVYDPACAPEMRGLITQIVSSNPMAYSEAVLGKTNEEYCTWIRRDDTWGGAIEVSILSKFHQCEICVVDTQTVRVDRFGEDAGYHKRVLLIYDGIHYDPLQKETPGSDAPPQTIFSTTDDIILAQALELADEARRKRQFTDVNRFALRCLVCQTGLVGQKEAREHAKETGHANFGEV; encoded by the exons ATGTTGCGTCTGCGTTGTAAGACCAAAAATGGGAGCCACATAATGCAGGGCCTGACCCACCAGTCCAGTGTGCAGGAGCTGAAGAGCAAGGTAGAGGAGCTGACTGGTATTCCCTGTGATGTACAGAAGCTCATGGTTGGCTACCCTCCCTCCAGCTTGGACCTCCGAAACGGAGATGCTCACCTAAGGGACTACCCTATCAAATCAG GAGACACTCTCATTGTTGAGGAGGAGAAGAACAAGATGAAGACCCAGACCACAAATTCAGCTGTAACCAAGGGACCCCGTCTGGAGTTTCC CCCGGTGCTGGCCAGACGGGTCGTTCCAGCAGACAACTCCTGCCTGTTCACCAGTGTCTCCTACGTGGTAGAGGGAGGGGTATACGACCCAGCTTGTGCCCCCGAGATGCGAGGTCTCATCACCCAGATTGTGTCCAGCAACCCCATGGCTTACTCTGAGGCGGTGTTGGGAAAGACCAACGAGGAGTACTGCACCTGGATCAGACGTGACGACACCTGGGGTGGAGCCATCGAGGTGTCCATCCTGTCTAAGTTCCACCAATGTGAGATCTGTGTAGTGGACACGCAGACTGTGCGTGTGGATCGATTTGGTGAGGACGCTGGCTACCACAAACGCGTGCTGCTCATCTACGACGGCATCCACTACGACCCACTGCAAAAGGAGACGCCCGGCTCCGACGCTCCACCCCAGACCATCTTCTCCACCACAGACGACATCATCCTGGCCCAGGCCCTGGAGCTGGCGGATGAGGCGCGAAGGAAGCGGCAGTTTACGGACGTCAACCGCTTTGCCCTGCGCTGCCTGGTGTGTCAGACAGGCCTAGTAGGACAGAAGGAGGCCCGGGAACATGCCAAGGAGACAGGCCATGCCAACTTTGGAGAGGTGTGA